One part of the Girardinichthys multiradiatus isolate DD_20200921_A chromosome 10, DD_fGirMul_XY1, whole genome shotgun sequence genome encodes these proteins:
- the si:dkey-21c1.1 gene encoding uncharacterized protein si:dkey-21c1.1: MLAGTRKRHRSSDSVDDQQLPPQAKRSGGGPCLLVSDLDSESSSSDSSNGISSPERAIESSTRPSALLQKYCIRPEQEDSASSLQHRLHGHGQSASYDYINRVLREAHFSSLQTRGCPGST, from the exons ATGCTGGCTGGTACCAG GAAACGACACCGTAGCTCTGACAGCGTTGACGACCAGCAGCTGCCACCTCAGGCCAAGAGGTCAGGAGGAGGTCCCTGCCTGCTTGTGTCAGACCTGGACTCTGAG TCTTCCAGCAGCGACAGCAGCAATGGAATCAGCAGTCCAGAAAGGGCAATAGAATCCAGCACCAGGCCGAGCGCTCTCCTCCAGAAATACTGCATAAGACCGGAGCAAGAAGACTCTGCCAGCTCCTTGCAGCACCGTCTCCATGGCCATGGGCAAAGCGCCTCCTACGACTACATCAACAGAGTTCTGCGGGAGGCGCACTTCAGCAGCCTCCAAACCAGAGGGTGTCCAGGCTCAACGTGA